Proteins encoded by one window of Cydia fagiglandana chromosome Z, ilCydFagi1.1, whole genome shotgun sequence:
- the LOC134678657 gene encoding uncharacterized protein LOC134678657: MLNRPVLLSIVLCSCQWIGLARRSSHDTKHSDEGDLGVGLTLKDDAYLDLSVDEEYEDLRAELLAYQAALASAVSRRSLMTTPCWQSGGICVNSKLCKGAKYITQAAGCRDKNNVCCYTWNRYFVKDFRDKGIANIALPWITMQREFGGKGIQGPKHTLRKGRKKKHKKKMAVRSHILRNSDYKLGDFE, translated from the exons ATGTTAAACCGGCCGGTATTGTTAAGTATTGTGCTTTGCTCATGCCAATGGATCGGTTTAGCCAGACGGTCGTCTCACGATACAAAACATAGCGACGAAGGTGATTTGGGTGTAGGCTTGACTTTAAAGGATGACGCTTACTTGGATTTATCAGTCGATGAAGAATACGAAGACCTGCGAGCAGAGCTTCTTGCATACCAGGCCGCATTAGCTTCGGCTGTCTCTAGAA GATCGCTGATGACCACTCCCTGCTGGCAATCTGGAGGCATTTGTGTCAACTCTAAGCTGTGCAAGGGAGCAAAATATATAACTCAAGCTGCCGGCTGCAGAGACAAAAATAACGTTTGCTGTTACACATGGAACCGGTATTTTGTCAAGGATTTCAGAGATAAAGGCATAGCTAATATAGCGCTGCCCTGGATAACCATGCAGCGGGAGTTTGGCGGGAAGGGAATCCAGGGACCGAAACATACCCTTAGGAAAGGCAGAAAGAAAAAGCACAAGAAAAAGATGGCAGTAAGATCGCATATTTTACGAAATTCTGACTATAAACTCGGTGACTTTGAATAA